The following DNA comes from Phytohabitans rumicis.
GGCGTCCCGCCCGACCGGCTTCTCGATCCAGATGTGCTTGCCGGCCCGCGCCGCGGCGGCGCCGACCTCGGCGTGCAGGAAGTTCGGCACGGTCACGCTCACCGCGTGGACGTCCGGGTCGGCGAGCACCTCGGCCCAGTCCCCGGTGGTACGCCCGAAGCCGTACCGGCGGGCGGCGTCGGCGCGCAGCCCGGCGACCGGGTCCGCGGCCACGACCAGGCGCGGCGCCGGCACCGGGTAGTGGTGGGCCACCCGCAGGTACGCCTGCGCGTGCACCCGGCCCATCCAGCCCAGCCCGATGACGCCAACGCCGATCACCGTGCCTCCTAGGTCACCGCGCCACTAAGGTCAGCTCGAAGCTGTAGTGCGAGGCCCGGTACGCGTGCTGGCCGTACTCCACCGCCCGCCCCGCGTCGTCGTACGCGGTGCGGGCCATCGTGAGCAGCGGCGCGCCGCGCACCTCGCCGAGGGCCTTGGCCTCCGCGGCGGTGGCGCGGCGGGCGCCGATGGTCTGGTCGGCCAGCCGCAGGTTGATCCCGGCCGCCCGCATGAGCTGGTACAGCCCGCGCGCGCGCAGATCCTCGATGGTCAGCGGGAAAAGCCCGGAGGGCAGGAAGTTGCGCATGACCGCCAGCGGCTCGCCCTGGGCGTACCGGAGCCGCTCGATGGCCAGCACCGGCGCGCCGGTGGGCAGGACCAGCGCCACCGCCACCTCGTCCGGGGCGGTGGTCTCCGCCAGCGACAGCACGTCCGTGCGCGGCTGCTGGTGGGTGCGGTCCAGGTCGTCGTACAGGCTGGTCAGCTCGACGGTGCGGCGCACCTTGGCGTGCACGACCTGGGTGCCCACGCCGCGCTTGCGGACCAGCAGCCCCTTGTCGACGAGGTACTGGATGGCCTGGCGCATGGTGGGCCGGGACAGCCCGAGCTGGTCGGCGAGAGAGACCTCGTTTTCCAGCCGGGTGCCCGGCACCAGCTGGCCCGACTCGATCAGCTCCTCCAGCCGCTGCGCCACCTGGAAGTACAGCGGCACAGGGCTGGAGCGGTCGACCCGGATCAGCTCGCTTACGGGGTTCACGGTGTGCTCCGATACAGGCTCGGGCGGTCGGCGAGGTCCACAGTGGTACGCGTACCCCTAGACGATATGCACGCCTCCGCAACCGCGGTGGCCGCGTACCCGTCCCAGACGCTCGGTCCGCCGGTGACGCCGCGGGCGAGACCGGCGACCCACGCTTGCAGTTCGTCCACGTATGCCTGGCTGAAGCGCTCCTGCCAGTCCGGGTGGATGGGTTGCGCCCGCCCGCCGTTGCGGGTCACCGTGCCGGTGGACGGGGTGTCCAGGGTGACCGTGCCGGTGGCGCCGACCAGCTCGCACCGCACGTCGTACCCGTACCGGGCGTTGACGAAGATCTCCACGTCGACCAGCACGCCGGCGTCGGTCTCCAGCAGCACCAGCTTCGGGTCCCGCAGCCCGTCGGCGGCGAGCGGGCTCTGCCGCCCGCCCAGCACGGTGGTGGCGACGATCTCCTGGTCGAGCAGCCACCGGGTCACGTCGATCTCGTGTACGACGGAGTCGGTCAGCGTCATGTCGGTGGTGAACGTCGGCGGCACGCTCGG
Coding sequences within:
- a CDS encoding GntR family transcriptional regulator, which translates into the protein MNPVSELIRVDRSSPVPLYFQVAQRLEELIESGQLVPGTRLENEVSLADQLGLSRPTMRQAIQYLVDKGLLVRKRGVGTQVVHAKVRRTVELTSLYDDLDRTHQQPRTDVLSLAETTAPDEVAVALVLPTGAPVLAIERLRYAQGEPLAVMRNFLPSGLFPLTIEDLRARGLYQLMRAAGINLRLADQTIGARRATAAEAKALGEVRGAPLLTMARTAYDDAGRAVEYGQHAYRASHYSFELTLVAR
- a CDS encoding Gfo/Idh/MocA family oxidoreductase, which encodes MNIGVIGTGNIGTEHIRRLAGHVSGARPGAVFDVDTERAGAIAAAVGASVHREAHDVIDDPAVDAVLIASPGDTHAELVLACIAADKPVLCEKPLATTSGAALKVVEAEAAHGRRLVQVGFMRRYDPGYLQVKSVLDSGQIGEALMLHCVHRNPSVPPTFTTDMTLTDSVVHEIDVTRWLLDQEIVATTVLGGRQSPLAADGLRDPKLVLLETDAGVLVDVEIFVNARYGYDVRCELVGATGTVTLDTPSTGTVTRNGGRAQPIHPDWQERFSQAYVDELQAWVAGLARGVTGGPSVWDGYAATAVAEACISSRGTRTTVDLADRPSLYRSTP